From the Acidilutibacter cellobiosedens genome, one window contains:
- a CDS encoding cysteine desulfurase family protein, producing the protein MEIYLDNSSTTKPRDEVIEEMTFMLKTCYGNPSSLHRMGFDAEKKVKWARNIIADFLKIRSDELFFTSGGTESNNLAIQGIINKNLRYGNHIITSKIEHPSVLDIFKNYENRGLRVTYLDVDKDGIIDLEELEESIDDETILIALMLVNNEIGSIEPVEKVKKILMRKRSKSFFHVDGIQAFGKIPLHLKEWGIDSFSFSGHKIHGPKGTGGLYLNKNVILNPLIFGGGQERGIRSGTENVPGIVGMGKAVEILDNEFFEAREKVTELKKYFIGRLKNEISDIKINSGIDERFSPFILNVSFMGIRGEVLLHYLEEKGIYISTGSACSSHSKEKSHVLKSIGLKDREIEGTVRFSFSAMNTKKDLDYTLDVLKDSLEEIRQITKR; encoded by the coding sequence ATGGAAATTTATTTGGATAATAGCTCGACTACAAAACCAAGAGATGAAGTAATTGAAGAAATGACTTTTATGCTTAAAACTTGCTATGGGAATCCTTCTTCTCTTCATAGAATGGGGTTTGATGCAGAGAAAAAGGTAAAATGGGCAAGAAATATAATTGCCGATTTTTTAAAAATAAGAAGTGATGAATTATTTTTTACTTCCGGAGGTACAGAAAGTAATAATTTAGCAATCCAAGGGATAATAAATAAAAATTTAAGATATGGCAATCACATTATTACTTCAAAGATAGAACATCCTTCTGTGCTTGATATTTTTAAAAACTATGAGAACAGGGGGTTAAGGGTTACTTATTTGGATGTAGATAAAGACGGGATTATAGATTTAGAAGAGCTTGAAGAAAGCATAGATGATGAGACTATTCTTATAGCTCTTATGCTGGTTAATAATGAGATCGGCTCAATTGAACCGGTGGAAAAAGTAAAAAAAATTTTGATGAGAAAAAGAAGTAAATCTTTTTTCCATGTAGATGGAATACAAGCCTTTGGAAAAATTCCATTACATTTAAAAGAATGGGGAATAGACTCTTTTTCTTTTAGCGGTCATAAAATTCATGGTCCTAAAGGGACAGGAGGATTATATCTAAATAAAAACGTAATTTTAAATCCTCTGATTTTTGGAGGAGGGCAGGAAAGAGGAATCAGATCCGGTACCGAGAATGTTCCGGGGATAGTAGGAATGGGAAAAGCAGTGGAGATATTGGATAACGAATTTTTTGAAGCAAGAGAAAAAGTGACGGAATTAAAAAAATATTTTATCGGAAGATTAAAAAATGAAATTAGTGATATAAAAATTAATAGTGGAATTGATGAGAGATTTTCTCCGTTTATACTTAATGTTTCATTTATGGGGATAAGAGGAGAAGTTCTCCTACATTATCTTGAAGAAAAGGGTATATATATTTCTACAGGTTCCGCTTGCTCTTCTCACAGCAAAGAAAAAAGTCATGTGTTAAAATCTATAGGCCTTAAAGACAGAGAAATAGAAGGAACTGTGAGATTTAGTTTTTCGGCTATGAATACAAAGAAAGATTTAGATTATACTTTAGATGTACTGAAAGATTCTTTGGAAGAAATAAGACAAATAACTAAGAGGTGA
- a CDS encoding asparaginase yields the protein MKRKKVAIIFTGGTISMKIDPRIHAAIPALSSEEILSMVTNIEKAAEIEIIDFANLPSPHITPDIMMKLSQTVKKTISREDINGVVVTHGTDTLEETAYLLDLTIKTEKPIVVVGAMRNSSELGYDGSSNLSAAICTATSEDAKNKGVLVVMNNEVNSASEVTKTNTLSLDTFKSPEFGPLGIIDNDEVIFYRDIPYKQHIQTESIESKVGLVKCVSGMESDILHFLIDSGYKGIVLEALGRGNIPPKMMEGVEKSINKNIPVVMVSRCPTGRVLDSYGYAGGGKTLRELGVIFGGDLPGQKARIKLMLALSITDDIEVIRYLFERKEHSTLVKNIN from the coding sequence ATGAAAAGAAAAAAAGTAGCCATTATATTCACAGGCGGGACTATTTCTATGAAGATTGATCCTCGTATTCATGCTGCTATTCCTGCTTTGTCCAGTGAGGAAATACTATCTATGGTCACGAATATTGAAAAAGCGGCGGAAATCGAAATTATTGATTTTGCTAATCTTCCGAGTCCTCATATAACTCCTGACATAATGATGAAATTATCTCAGACCGTTAAAAAAACGATTTCCCGTGAAGACATCAATGGTGTCGTTGTGACTCACGGAACGGATACTCTCGAAGAAACAGCATACCTATTGGATTTAACTATTAAAACAGAAAAACCTATAGTAGTGGTGGGAGCTATGAGAAACAGTTCAGAACTTGGATATGACGGTTCGAGCAATCTTTCTGCCGCAATTTGTACGGCAACTTCTGAAGATGCAAAAAATAAGGGTGTATTGGTAGTTATGAATAATGAAGTTAACAGTGCAAGTGAAGTAACAAAAACAAATACTCTTTCTCTTGACACTTTTAAGTCACCCGAATTCGGTCCTCTTGGAATTATAGATAATGATGAAGTTATTTTTTATAGAGATATACCATATAAACAGCATATTCAAACGGAAAGTATTGAATCCAAAGTCGGACTTGTAAAATGTGTTTCAGGAATGGAATCGGACATACTCCACTTTTTAATAGATTCCGGATATAAAGGAATAGTATTAGAAGCCCTTGGAAGAGGAAATATTCCTCCAAAGATGATGGAAGGAGTAGAAAAAAGCATAAATAAAAATATTCCTGTAGTAATGGTATCACGATGTCCTACAGGACGAGTTTTGGACTCTTATGGGTATGCCGGAGGCGGAAAAACTTTAAGAGAACTTGGCGTTATATTTGGCGGCGATCTCCCCGGCCAGAAAGCAAGAATAAAATTAATGTTAGCTTTAAGCATAACTGATGATATTGAAGTCATAAGATACTTATTTGAAAGAAAGGAGCATTCTACCTTAGTTAAAAATATAAACTAA
- a CDS encoding DUF5320 domain-containing protein translates to MDSTLLTSKEKNYEDKTIETLEEKVRILEDQLKSIDKDLKERVSYIEYFLDRKTRGFFSRIKGR, encoded by the coding sequence ATGGATTCTACCCTTTTAACATCTAAAGAAAAAAATTATGAAGACAAAACAATAGAGACTCTTGAAGAGAAGGTTCGGATTCTTGAAGATCAACTAAAAAGTATAGATAAAGATTTAAAGGAAAGAGTATCATATATTGAGTACTTTTTAGACAGAAAAACCCGGGGCTTTTTCTCAAGAATTAAGGGCAGATAA